A part of Nocardioides sp. WS12 genomic DNA contains:
- a CDS encoding flagellar basal body rod C-terminal domain-containing protein translates to MGAFDTLRIANTSLGAHQVWLDALAGNIANANTVKGTDDDAFQAKYVVMDPRADGGVDVEGFAQSSAEGRLVHNPSHPLADEEGYVRMPDMDMASQMSQLVMAQRGYQASVQVTKSAQDTYTAALQIGR, encoded by the coding sequence ATGGGCGCGTTCGACACCCTGCGCATCGCGAACACCTCGCTCGGTGCCCACCAGGTCTGGCTCGACGCGCTCGCCGGCAACATCGCGAACGCCAACACCGTCAAGGGCACCGACGACGACGCCTTCCAGGCCAAGTACGTCGTCATGGACCCGCGCGCGGACGGCGGTGTGGACGTCGAGGGCTTCGCCCAGTCCAGCGCCGAGGGCCGGCTGGTCCACAACCCGTCGCACCCGCTCGCCGACGAGGAGGGCTACGTCCGGATGCCCGACATGGACATGGCCTCGCAGATGAGCCAGCTGGTCATGGCGCAGCGCGGCTACCAGGCCTCCGTGCAGGTCACGAAGTCCGCGCAGGACACCTACACCGCAGCCCTGCAGATCGGCCGGTGA
- a CDS encoding flagellar basal body protein: MSFAATDAIGFVLHSAINGLSTRQEVIADNIANVDTPGFRARAADFESTLSRAIERGKATDVGVTVSATDTPVGANGNNVDLRKESIAAIQTQYEYEVMGRAISDRATRMSLMSGGNG; the protein is encoded by the coding sequence GTGTCCTTCGCAGCCACCGACGCCATCGGCTTCGTGTTGCACTCGGCGATCAACGGCCTGTCCACGCGGCAGGAAGTCATCGCGGACAACATCGCGAACGTCGACACCCCTGGGTTCCGCGCCCGCGCCGCCGACTTCGAGTCGACGCTGTCGCGCGCCATCGAGCGTGGCAAGGCCACTGACGTCGGTGTCACCGTCTCTGCGACCGACACCCCCGTCGGCGCCAACGGCAACAACGTCGACCTCCGCAAGGAGTCGATCGCGGCCATCCAGACGCAGTACGAGTACGAGGTCATGGGCCGCGCCATCAGCGACCGGGCCACCCGGATGTCCCTCATGTCGGGCGGTAACGGCTGA
- a CDS encoding protein-glutamate O-methyltransferase CheR, which produces MTTPTAFTSVSALIRRETSMVYDEGKEYLVEARLAPLAAAKGLTLEAYVARLAFEPDERRKVIDALTINETSWFRDHTPYQAFTDEILPTLLERRSTTRKLRIWSAACSSGQEAYSIAMLLDQHLPAGWEYEIVATDIATTMLERVKAGRYSQVEVNRGLPATSLVRYFTRVGREWEIAERLRQRITVRHLNLAAPYVGLGTFDMIWLRNVLIYFDAPTKQDILRRMLPMLALDGYLLLGSTETTLDLPEDLAAAWRREPIGRVQVHRRAGAPPPSTAPAVSTTPLTMTGA; this is translated from the coding sequence ATGACCACGCCCACCGCCTTCACGTCTGTCTCCGCGCTCATCCGGCGCGAGACGTCGATGGTGTACGACGAGGGCAAGGAGTATCTCGTCGAGGCGCGCCTTGCTCCCCTGGCCGCAGCGAAGGGCCTCACCCTCGAGGCGTACGTCGCCCGGCTGGCCTTCGAACCCGACGAACGCCGCAAGGTGATCGACGCGCTCACGATCAACGAGACCAGTTGGTTCCGCGACCACACGCCCTACCAGGCGTTCACGGACGAGATCCTGCCCACGCTCCTCGAACGCCGGTCGACGACCCGGAAACTGCGGATCTGGAGCGCGGCGTGCTCGAGCGGCCAGGAGGCCTACTCGATCGCCATGCTGCTCGACCAGCACCTGCCGGCCGGGTGGGAGTACGAGATCGTCGCCACCGACATCGCAACGACGATGCTCGAGCGGGTGAAGGCCGGCCGGTACAGCCAGGTCGAGGTCAACCGTGGCCTCCCCGCGACCAGCCTGGTCCGCTACTTCACCCGTGTCGGTCGCGAGTGGGAGATCGCCGAACGACTGCGCCAACGGATCACCGTCCGCCACCTCAACCTCGCGGCGCCGTACGTCGGCCTCGGGACGTTCGACATGATCTGGCTGCGCAACGTCCTCATCTACTTCGATGCCCCGACGAAGCAGGACATCCTGCGCCGGATGCTGCCGATGCTCGCCCTCGACGGCTACCTGTTGCTCGGTTCGACCGAGACCACGCTCGACCTGCCGGAGGATCTCGCCGCTGCCTGGCGGCGCGAACCGATCGGCCGGGTGCAGGTGCATCGACGCGCCGGCGCACCCCCACCCAGCACCGCACCCGCTGTTTCGACCACTCCCCTGACCATGACAGGAGCCTGA
- a CDS encoding chemotaxis protein CheX has translation MNVLSFFDPSAADVEAPDLDDVRSVTEDMWMALLGEGEALVTRPVPAGSPFDAAGAWSAAVTVTGGWQGVVTLELDEAIAREVTARMLAIPSVHDVHDGDVADAVGELVNMVGGSIKSLMPGPSTLSLPSVAAGRAAFASDVREVCRVDVAWHDGPVRVCVHVPGA, from the coding sequence GTGAACGTGCTGAGTTTCTTCGACCCCTCCGCTGCCGACGTCGAGGCACCCGACCTCGACGACGTCCGTTCGGTGACCGAGGACATGTGGATGGCGCTCCTCGGCGAGGGCGAGGCCCTCGTGACCCGCCCGGTGCCAGCCGGATCCCCGTTCGACGCCGCCGGTGCGTGGTCCGCAGCCGTCACCGTGACCGGTGGCTGGCAGGGCGTGGTCACCCTCGAACTCGACGAGGCCATTGCCCGCGAGGTGACCGCCCGGATGCTCGCCATCCCGTCCGTGCACGACGTCCACGACGGCGACGTCGCCGACGCCGTCGGTGAGCTCGTCAACATGGTCGGCGGGAGCATCAAGAGCCTGATGCCCGGGCCCAGCACGCTTTCCCTCCCCTCGGTCGCCGCCGGTCGCGCCGCGTTCGCCAGCGACGTCCGCGAGGTCTGTCGCGTCGACGTCGCCTGGCACGACGGCCCCGTCCGCGTCTGCGTCCACGTCCCCGGCGCCTGA
- the fliS gene encoding flagellar export chaperone FliS, translating to MNALTAHAAYQSNSVATASPARLLVMLLERLVLDVERGHGAQQQGDWESAHRNLVHAQDIVLELESSLQVDKMQGGTELAALYAYLRNQLVLANIRRDAPKSAEALELARQLCETWREAAMAAALQ from the coding sequence ATGAACGCCCTGACCGCCCATGCGGCCTATCAGTCCAACTCCGTCGCGACCGCGTCGCCCGCACGCCTTCTGGTGATGCTGCTCGAACGGCTGGTCCTCGACGTCGAGCGTGGACACGGAGCGCAGCAGCAAGGCGACTGGGAGAGTGCGCACCGGAATCTGGTCCATGCCCAGGACATCGTGCTGGAACTGGAATCCAGCCTCCAGGTCGACAAGATGCAGGGTGGCACGGAACTGGCCGCCCTCTACGCGTACCTGCGCAACCAGTTGGTGCTGGCGAACATCCGGCGCGACGCCCCGAAGTCGGCCGAGGCGCTCGAGCTCGCCCGTCAGTTGTGCGAGACGTGGCGTGAAGCCGCGATGGCAGCGGCGCTCCAATGA
- a CDS encoding response regulator, with product MIIDDSRAMRSILRRILAGLDFETSEAIHGQDALDQLRSGPVPDLCLVDWNMPVMDGYTFITTVRANPEWRDVTLMMVTTESEQRQIVRALAAGAHEYVIKPFTPDAIVEKLEILGLLTAGSTATYGALT from the coding sequence ATGATCATCGACGACTCCCGCGCCATGCGGAGCATCCTGCGCCGCATCCTGGCCGGGCTCGACTTCGAGACCTCCGAGGCCATCCACGGCCAGGACGCCCTCGACCAGCTGCGGTCCGGCCCGGTGCCCGACCTGTGCCTGGTCGACTGGAACATGCCCGTGATGGACGGCTACACGTTCATCACCACCGTTCGTGCGAACCCCGAGTGGCGCGATGTCACGCTGATGATGGTGACCACCGAGAGCGAGCAGCGGCAGATCGTGCGCGCCCTCGCCGCGGGTGCCCACGAGTACGTCATCAAGCCGTTCACGCCGGATGCGATCGTCGAGAAGCTCGAGATCCTCGGCCTGCTCACCGCGGGCTCCACTGCGACGTACGGAGCCCTGACGTGA
- a CDS encoding chemotaxis response regulator protein-glutamate methylesterase, producing the protein MADALAVTQIRVLVVDDSALVRRLVTTALSQAPDIEVAGVAKDGVEAVRMVDELKPDVVTLDIEMPNLDGLGALTQIREKHARLPVIMFSTLTERGATATLDALSRGASDYVTKPSNTGQIADGIAAIRDQLVPRIRALAGMRKLTPGTSRPIVRRERQPHAVQPVSALLIGCSTGGPDALARLLPRLPADLGVPVLVVQHMPPVFTAMLAQRLDKLSALTVREAADGEEVRPGEILIAPGDFHLRLSRVGRIGPVRVALDQGDQENFCRPAVDVLFRSALDIYGGGALATVLTGMGQDGLAGARQLAAAGARILVQDEESSVVWGMPGAVAGAGLADDVLPLEQLGDRIAATVRRSRAA; encoded by the coding sequence GTGGCCGATGCCTTGGCCGTGACTCAGATCAGGGTGCTCGTGGTGGACGACTCGGCATTGGTACGACGACTGGTCACCACTGCGCTCAGTCAGGCCCCGGACATCGAAGTGGCCGGCGTGGCGAAGGACGGCGTGGAAGCCGTCCGCATGGTCGATGAGCTCAAGCCCGACGTCGTCACCCTCGACATCGAGATGCCGAACCTCGACGGCCTCGGCGCGCTCACGCAGATCCGGGAGAAGCACGCCCGGTTGCCGGTGATCATGTTCTCGACCCTGACCGAACGCGGGGCGACCGCGACCCTGGACGCGTTGTCGCGGGGGGCGTCGGACTACGTCACCAAGCCCTCCAACACCGGCCAGATCGCCGACGGCATCGCCGCGATCCGCGACCAGCTGGTGCCGCGGATCCGGGCCCTGGCCGGCATGCGGAAGCTCACCCCGGGCACCTCGCGCCCCATCGTTCGCCGGGAGCGTCAGCCGCATGCCGTGCAGCCGGTCAGTGCGCTCCTCATCGGCTGCTCCACCGGCGGACCCGACGCCCTTGCCCGCCTCCTTCCTCGTCTTCCCGCCGACCTCGGAGTGCCGGTACTGGTCGTCCAGCACATGCCTCCCGTGTTCACCGCGATGCTGGCCCAACGCCTCGACAAGCTCTCCGCGCTCACCGTGCGGGAAGCGGCCGACGGTGAGGAGGTGCGTCCCGGCGAGATCCTCATCGCGCCCGGCGACTTCCACCTCCGGCTCAGTCGCGTCGGCCGGATCGGCCCGGTGCGGGTCGCACTCGACCAGGGCGATCAGGAGAACTTCTGTCGCCCTGCGGTCGACGTGCTGTTCCGCTCGGCGCTCGACATCTACGGCGGCGGCGCGCTCGCGACGGTGCTGACCGGCATGGGACAGGACGGTCTCGCCGGGGCCCGGCAGCTGGCAGCCGCTGGGGCCCGGATTCTCGTCCAGGACGAGGAGAGCTCGGTCGTGTGGGGGATGCCCGGTGCCGTTGCGGGCGCGGGACTCGCCGACGACGTACTCCCGCTGGAACAGCTGGGTGACCGGATTGCCGCGACCGTGCGGCGTTCCCGCGCGGCCTGA
- the fliD gene encoding flagellar filament capping protein FliD: MAATSSIGGLASGLDTASIISQLMALEALPQTKLKTQVTTEQSKVTALQKLNTALQALGTSAEGMRTATTSPWTTLAATSTNTGVRVAATTSATAGAFTVSVGQTALSHQVAFTDAHAKTDVVTGATTSVLLKRAGEADLQIDTAGGTLEQLAAAINGADAGVRATLVRTGTSGGTDQYRLLVESSTTGGDQSFDLTDSTGAALLGGATVRTGRDASIDIGGITATSSTNTFADVVPGVTITLASNATGTADVEVSRDAAGAAASMKSFVEGINAVLGQISAITSTSTTAKGVLAGDSALRRVAGALQDAMYPADGTSMAKYGIQVDRYGKLTFDADKFTTSYKDDPIAAAAAFTGPTGFTARIEAAAKTASDKYDGSVTHAITSHGTAITRLNENIARWDDRLELRRTSLERQYTALETALSQMQAQSSWLSSQLASLTGSSE, encoded by the coding sequence ATGGCAGCGACCAGCAGCATCGGCGGACTCGCCAGCGGCCTGGACACCGCGAGCATCATCAGCCAGTTGATGGCGCTCGAGGCGTTGCCGCAGACCAAACTCAAGACGCAGGTCACCACCGAGCAGAGCAAGGTCACCGCGCTGCAGAAGTTGAACACCGCACTCCAGGCGCTGGGGACCTCCGCCGAAGGCATGCGCACCGCCACCACCAGCCCCTGGACCACCCTGGCGGCCACGTCCACCAACACCGGGGTCCGCGTCGCCGCCACGACATCCGCGACGGCGGGCGCCTTCACCGTGAGCGTCGGCCAGACCGCACTGAGCCACCAGGTCGCCTTCACCGACGCCCACGCGAAGACAGACGTCGTCACCGGCGCCACGACCAGCGTGCTCCTGAAGCGGGCCGGCGAGGCCGACCTCCAGATCGACACGGCCGGAGGGACACTCGAACAGCTCGCCGCGGCCATCAACGGCGCAGACGCCGGCGTCCGCGCGACCCTGGTCCGTACCGGCACCTCCGGCGGCACCGACCAGTACCGCCTGCTCGTCGAGTCATCGACCACCGGCGGCGACCAGTCCTTCGACCTGACCGACTCCACCGGCGCCGCACTTCTCGGTGGCGCGACCGTCCGTACGGGTCGCGACGCCAGCATCGACATCGGCGGGATCACCGCCACCTCGAGCACCAACACGTTCGCCGACGTCGTGCCCGGTGTCACGATCACGCTCGCCTCCAACGCGACCGGCACCGCCGACGTCGAGGTCAGCCGCGACGCCGCCGGCGCCGCGGCCTCCATGAAGTCGTTCGTCGAGGGCATCAACGCTGTCCTCGGCCAGATCTCCGCCATCACCTCGACCAGCACCACCGCGAAGGGCGTCCTCGCCGGCGACAGTGCCCTGCGTCGCGTTGCTGGAGCCCTGCAGGACGCGATGTACCCGGCCGACGGCACGTCGATGGCGAAGTACGGCATCCAGGTGGACCGCTACGGCAAGCTCACCTTCGACGCCGACAAGTTCACGACGTCGTACAAGGACGACCCGATCGCCGCTGCCGCCGCCTTCACCGGACCCACAGGATTCACGGCCCGGATCGAGGCAGCGGCCAAGACCGCGAGCGACAAGTACGACGGCAGCGTCACCCACGCGATCACCAGCCACGGCACGGCGATCACCCGACTGAACGAGAACATCGCCCGCTGGGACGACCGTCTCGAACTGCGCCGCACGTCGCTGGAACGGCAGTACACGGCGCTCGAGACCGCGCTCTCCCAGATGCAGGCCCAATCCAGCTGGCTCTCGAGCCAGCTGGCGTCCCTGACCGGCTCGAGCGAGTGA
- the fliF gene encoding flagellar basal-body MS-ring/collar protein FliF has product MQQKLNRFLSRGSDAFASFTAGQKAVAVVGTAALLIAAFMVFRWVSAPSYSPLYSNLSGEDASAVIEELDASGIPYEISGGGGTISVPRADVYGTRITLSGKGLPTSSDSGYSLLDGQSLSTSESQEQTNFKRAMEGELSKTIEAIDGVDTAVVHLALPEKQVFSDEQDPATASVLVDTKAGVTLDDEQVQAVVHLVASSIDGLEPKKVTVADSTGKVLTTEGTEAGSGAATSRTKQVQAFQKSLQGEIQAVLDRVVGVGNSKTAVTADLDFDKSVTDSLKFDVPEGTPALSESKTNETYSGAAGGTDGTGGVVGPDGQMDPAAAGADGDSSYKNGSETRDNAVDKTVEHRETAPGSVNSLHVAVVLDATAAAAIQPEVIKDLISSAIGIKATRGDTIEVSALPFDRSADEAAAKEIAAAQKADAAEAKNALLRNVGIGGGIALMVLLAWFQARRRARAREDATSYVVEQLKLDAASRMPQIDSPAVAVLEAAEASEEDGLRDDLIALVEKQPEDVASLLRGWLVEPRS; this is encoded by the coding sequence ATGCAACAGAAACTGAACCGCTTCCTGTCGCGCGGATCCGACGCCTTCGCGTCCTTCACGGCCGGCCAGAAGGCCGTCGCCGTCGTCGGTACGGCCGCGCTCCTCATCGCCGCCTTCATGGTGTTCCGCTGGGTGTCCGCCCCGAGCTACTCGCCGCTCTACTCGAACCTCTCGGGCGAGGACGCCAGCGCCGTCATCGAGGAACTCGACGCGTCCGGCATCCCCTACGAGATCTCCGGCGGAGGCGGCACCATCTCGGTGCCCCGCGCGGACGTCTACGGCACCCGGATCACGTTGTCCGGCAAGGGTCTGCCCACCAGTAGCGACTCGGGCTACAGCCTGCTCGACGGCCAGAGCCTGTCGACCTCGGAGTCGCAGGAGCAGACCAACTTCAAGCGCGCGATGGAGGGTGAGCTCAGCAAGACCATCGAGGCGATCGACGGCGTCGACACCGCGGTCGTCCACCTGGCGCTGCCCGAGAAGCAGGTCTTCAGCGACGAGCAGGACCCCGCCACTGCGTCGGTCCTCGTCGACACCAAGGCCGGCGTGACCCTCGACGACGAGCAGGTCCAGGCGGTCGTCCACCTGGTTGCCTCCAGCATCGACGGCCTCGAGCCGAAGAAGGTCACCGTCGCCGACTCGACCGGCAAGGTCCTCACCACCGAGGGCACCGAGGCCGGCTCCGGCGCCGCCACGTCCCGCACCAAGCAGGTGCAGGCCTTCCAGAAGTCCCTGCAGGGCGAGATCCAGGCCGTGCTCGACCGCGTCGTCGGCGTCGGCAACTCCAAGACCGCCGTCACCGCCGACCTCGACTTCGACAAGTCGGTCACCGACTCCCTGAAGTTCGACGTCCCCGAGGGGACCCCGGCCCTGTCCGAGTCGAAGACCAACGAGACCTACTCCGGTGCCGCAGGCGGCACCGACGGAACGGGCGGCGTCGTCGGACCCGACGGCCAGATGGACCCCGCTGCGGCCGGTGCCGACGGGGACTCGTCGTACAAGAACGGCAGCGAGACGCGCGACAACGCCGTCGACAAGACCGTCGAACACCGCGAGACCGCACCCGGCTCGGTCAACAGCCTGCACGTCGCTGTCGTCCTGGACGCCACTGCGGCAGCGGCCATCCAACCCGAAGTCATCAAGGACCTGATCAGCAGCGCGATCGGCATCAAGGCGACGCGCGGCGACACGATCGAGGTCTCCGCTCTTCCGTTCGACCGCAGCGCCGACGAGGCCGCAGCGAAGGAGATCGCGGCAGCGCAGAAGGCCGACGCAGCCGAGGCGAAGAACGCACTCCTGCGCAACGTCGGGATCGGCGGTGGCATCGCGCTCATGGTGCTGCTGGCCTGGTTCCAGGCACGACGCCGGGCCCGCGCTCGCGAGGACGCGACGTCGTACGTCGTCGAACAGCTCAAGCTCGACGCCGCCAGCCGGATGCCGCAGATCGACAGCCCCGCGGTCGCCGTACTCGAGGCAGCGGAGGCGAGCGAGGAGGACGGCTTGCGTGACGACCTGATCGCCCTCGTGGAGAAGCAGCCCGAGGACGTGGCGTCGCTGCTCCGTGGCTGGCTCGTGGAGCCGCGGTCATGA
- the fliE gene encoding flagellar hook-basal body complex protein FliE, protein MSISPISFPQIPNLPGVDGMTSIANAAPTAGTSGVAGPTGPSGTDTEFGSMVLDGLDRLEGLTDKADNLAVQAATGKLENIHDYTIAASEASVASQMTVALRNKAVEAFNEIMRMQV, encoded by the coding sequence ATGAGCATCTCTCCGATCAGCTTCCCGCAGATCCCGAACCTGCCCGGCGTCGACGGCATGACGTCGATCGCGAACGCAGCGCCCACCGCCGGCACCTCCGGCGTTGCGGGTCCCACCGGGCCCTCGGGCACCGACACCGAGTTCGGCTCGATGGTCCTCGACGGACTCGACCGGCTCGAGGGGCTGACCGACAAGGCCGACAACCTCGCCGTCCAGGCCGCGACCGGGAAGCTCGAGAACATCCACGACTACACGATCGCCGCCAGCGAGGCCTCGGTCGCCAGCCAGATGACGGTTGCGCTCCGCAACAAGGCCGTCGAGGCGTTCAACGAGATCATGCGGATGCAGGTCTGA
- a CDS encoding flagellin — translation MGLRINQNIEATNAYRNLSVTQGQLSKSMEKLSSGFRINRAADDAAGLAISEGLRSQVGGLKVAVRNAQDGVSVAQTAEGALTEVHSMLQRMNDLSVQYNNGTQNVDSQAALQGEFDALSTEITRIKDNTKFNGVDLFGGAALTFQVGFDNADTIDVSATALADFTAGAAVAAIDITDSNTLQAAITEVSTQRAELGAVQNRFEHTINNVNVAIENLSASESRIRDTDMAQEMMSLTRSQILSQAGTAMLAQANSAPNGVLQLLRG, via the coding sequence ATGGGTCTTCGCATCAACCAGAACATCGAGGCGACCAACGCTTACCGCAACCTGTCGGTGACGCAGGGACAGCTCTCGAAGTCGATGGAAAAGTTGTCGTCCGGCTTCCGCATCAACCGCGCCGCTGACGACGCCGCCGGTCTCGCCATCTCCGAGGGCCTGCGCTCGCAGGTCGGCGGACTCAAGGTCGCGGTCCGCAACGCCCAGGACGGCGTCTCTGTCGCCCAGACGGCGGAAGGTGCACTCACCGAGGTCCACTCCATGCTGCAGCGCATGAACGACCTCTCGGTGCAGTACAACAACGGCACGCAGAACGTCGACTCGCAGGCAGCCCTGCAGGGCGAGTTCGACGCGCTGAGCACGGAGATCACCCGGATCAAGGACAACACCAAGTTCAACGGTGTCGACCTCTTCGGTGGTGCCGCACTCACCTTCCAGGTCGGCTTCGACAACGCGGACACCATCGACGTCTCCGCGACGGCTCTCGCCGACTTCACCGCTGGCGCCGCTGTGGCCGCCATCGACATCACCGACAGCAACACCCTGCAGGCGGCCATCACCGAGGTCTCCACGCAGCGTGCCGAGCTCGGTGCTGTGCAGAACCGGTTCGAGCACACCATCAACAACGTCAACGTCGCGATCGAGAACCTCTCGGCCTCCGAGTCCCGGATCCGCGACACCGACATGGCGCAGGAAATGATGAGCCTCACCCGCTCGCAGATCCTGTCCCAGGCCGGCACCGCCATGCTCGCCCAGGCCAACTCGGCCCCCAACGGCGTGCTGCAGCTGCTGCGCGGCTGA
- a CDS encoding response regulator, whose protein sequence is MKILIADDSRVMRQIVIRTLRQAGHGGHDIVEAENGRQALEMVQTESPDLVLSDWNMPEMNGIDCLDALRAAGSTVAFGFVTSEGSEEMRQRAATSGAAFLIAKPFTPEAFDDALRTVI, encoded by the coding sequence ATGAAGATCCTGATCGCTGACGACAGCCGCGTGATGCGGCAGATCGTGATCCGCACCCTGCGCCAGGCCGGCCACGGTGGCCACGACATCGTCGAAGCCGAGAACGGCCGCCAGGCACTCGAGATGGTGCAGACCGAGTCCCCCGACCTGGTCCTGTCGGACTGGAACATGCCCGAGATGAACGGGATCGACTGCCTCGACGCCCTGCGCGCAGCGGGTTCGACCGTCGCGTTCGGGTTCGTCACCTCCGAGGGGTCCGAGGAGATGCGCCAGCGTGCCGCAACCTCTGGTGCCGCCTTCCTCATTGCCAAGCCGTTCACCCCGGAGGCGTTCGACGACGCCCTCCGCACCGTGATCTGA